In a genomic window of Poecilia reticulata strain Guanapo linkage group LG22, Guppy_female_1.0+MT, whole genome shotgun sequence:
- the adgrf3a gene encoding uncharacterized protein adgrf3a: MFIKKTQDQDVGLHISPHTESKLSGLCNSFSLKVSENSTQMYYAKLKIDRSAKEVIISKLNFTVKDSNVSIENVARTTECKENNNGNKTCRCEPDHKWSDEVRLTGVNCDEHNCTLKADSNSMCTLSTAVDITGRFTVEGDEFQSCLTDKNSVEYKKCHNFLFERMKIEYSKIRGFDSLAIKQFSVGSVIVDFTMKIVSNVSSGELFNKSTALTKALTGSMSLETKGIVTLDISTESVLYDDSTVVICKTERDLQADPKWNLKREDGEFLITNGRISTVKNENKKSTVTIDHVNELWQGEYICLFVEQKGQITINHKANATMDICLKPKIDISADPAFPLCKTESTVFMVKVKCEIKNTTETYNVSWQDGAIKKPVTSEGDKSIYSADKVVNCKTEQNTSSSGSPLVYCDFTNECNQTNSASMKVEVIYPKEKYCSAEGEWADTKAGFTAEIKCKDKAGTRKRKCLPE; this comes from the exons ATGTTCATCAAGAAAACACAG gatcAAGATGTGGGTCTTCATATTTCTCCACATACTGAGTCTAAACTGTCAG gCCTCTGCAACAG tttctctttgaAAGTTTCAGAGAATTCAACGCAGATGTATTATGCTAAACTGAAAATAGACAGAAGTGCAAAGGAAGTAATCATTTCGAAGCTGAACTTTACTGTGAAAGACAGCAACGTGAGCATCGAGAACGTCGCAAGGACAACAG aatgtaaagaaaacaacaacggTAACAAAACATGTAGATGCGAACCGGACCACAAATGGAGTGATGAAGTTCGTCTCACAGGGGTAAATTGTGATGAGCATAACTGCACCCTCAAGGCTGACTCTAATtcaatgtgcactttaagcacTGCAG TTGATATCACAGGGAGATTCACTGTGGAGGGAGATGAATTTCAAAGTTGTCTGACAGATAAGAACTCAGTCGAATATAAGAAATGTcataattttctgtttgaaagg ATGAAAATTGAATACAGTAAAATAAGAGGATTTGACAGTCTGGCAATAAAACAATTCAG TGTTGGGAGCGTTATTGTTGATTTTACAATGAAGATCGTCTCTAACGTTAGTTCGGGAGAACTGTTTAACAAATCTACCGCTCTGACAAAAGCTCTAACAGGCAGTATGTCTTTGGAGACAAAAG GCATTGTCACTTTGGATATATCAACGGAATCAGTGCTGTATGATGACAGTACTGTtgttatttgtaaaactgagaGAGATCTTCAAGCCGATCCAAAGTGGAATCTGAAAAGAGAAGATGGAGAGTTTCTCATAACTAATGGCAGGATCTCaacagtaaaaaatgaaaacaaaaaaagtacagtCACGATTGACCATGTTAACGAACTCTGGCAAG GAGAGTACATATGTCTTTTTGTTGAACAAAAAGGCCAAATAACCATAAACCATAAAGCCAACGCTACAATGGATATATGCCTCAAACCAAAGATCGACATTTCCGCAGATCCAGCATTTCCCTTGTGTAAGACAGAATCAACTGTTTTTATGGTGAAAGTGAAATGTGAGATAAAGAATACCACTGAAACGTACAATGTGAGCTGGCAAGATGGTGCCATTAAAAAACCCGTGACTTCAG AGGGAGACAAATCTATTTATTCAGCTGATAAAGTAGTTAACTGTAAGACAGAACAGAACACCTCTTCCTCAGGGTCTCCACTGGTATATTGCGACTTTACTAATGAGTGCAACCAAACTAATAGTGCATCTATGAAGGTCGAAGTCATTTATC CTAAAGAGAAATACTGTTCAGCGGAAGGTGAATGGGCAGACACCAAGGCCGGCTTtactgcagaaataaaatgcaaggATAAAGCTGGAACAAGAAAGCGAAAGTGTTTACCTGAGTGA